One Candidatus Binataceae bacterium DNA window includes the following coding sequences:
- a CDS encoding DsbA family protein, which yields MRKIQVPIYFDYASTLCYIAWRIVSDLERELEFEALWKGVPIAMRDHRAKPGRIVTDRERQKVLMVAAETGIQVAMPPAWLDSTAALAGAELARDSGAFRAYHDAMFQAAFEERRNIGDHSVLEEIATRAGLDRERFRADIRSGVAIPRLEANKREADEFSALGYPTFILGDFPLTGIQPIDSMRLIVSRFIAQRSAEPQA from the coding sequence ATGCGGAAAATCCAGGTTCCAATTTATTTCGATTACGCCTCGACGCTCTGTTACATCGCATGGCGGATCGTGAGCGACCTGGAGCGCGAGCTCGAATTCGAGGCGCTCTGGAAAGGCGTGCCGATCGCGATGCGCGATCATCGCGCCAAGCCCGGACGCATCGTCACCGATCGCGAACGGCAGAAAGTCCTGATGGTCGCCGCCGAGACCGGTATCCAGGTGGCGATGCCGCCGGCCTGGCTCGACTCGACTGCTGCGCTCGCAGGCGCCGAGCTCGCGCGCGACTCGGGCGCGTTCCGCGCGTATCACGACGCGATGTTCCAGGCCGCTTTCGAGGAGCGGCGCAATATCGGCGACCATTCCGTCCTCGAGGAGATCGCCACGCGCGCCGGCCTCGATCGCGAGCGCTTCCGCGCCGATATCCGCAGTGGCGTCGCTATCCCGCGGCTCGAAGCCAACAAGCGCGAGGCCGACGAGTTCTCGGCGCTCGGCTACCCGACCTTCATTCTCGGCGATTTCCCACTTACAGGAATCCAGCCGATCGATTCGATGCGCTTGATAGTCAGCCGCTTCATCGCGCAGCGTAGCGCCGAGCCGCAAGCCTAA
- a CDS encoding NnrU family protein — protein MTPVESIALWAGLFLVSHLVISSATVRPRLLAAVGEQPYRGIYSLVAFATLGPLIYVFAYHKHAGPMLWMLRQYDSARWLSWFLMLLAFVFFVASLVNPSPASIGAPSQSAAHGILKITRHPGFVAFSLFGIAHMLMNGWLGDVIFFGMFPALGVIGGMHQDQRKLRDLGESYRKLMAETSFAPFAAILSGRQQFTFADVPWIGLAGGAAVTVMVLALHPFIFGGNPLG, from the coding sequence ATGACGCCCGTCGAATCGATCGCGCTATGGGCCGGGCTTTTCCTCGTCTCGCACCTGGTGATTTCTTCAGCCACCGTGCGCCCGCGCCTGCTCGCTGCTGTCGGTGAGCAGCCCTATCGAGGTATCTACTCGCTGGTCGCATTCGCCACGCTCGGCCCGCTCATCTATGTGTTCGCCTATCACAAGCATGCCGGTCCGATGCTCTGGATGCTGCGCCAATACGACTCGGCGCGCTGGCTCTCATGGTTTTTGATGCTGCTCGCGTTCGTGTTCTTCGTTGCGAGCCTTGTGAATCCGAGTCCCGCCTCGATAGGCGCGCCGTCGCAGTCCGCAGCGCACGGCATCCTGAAAATCACGCGCCATCCAGGATTCGTCGCGTTCTCGCTGTTCGGCATCGCACACATGCTGATGAACGGATGGCTTGGCGACGTGATTTTCTTCGGCATGTTCCCCGCGCTCGGCGTGATCGGCGGAATGCATCAGGACCAGCGCAAGCTCCGCGACCTGGGCGAGAGCTATCGCAAGCTGATGGCCGAGACATCATTCGCTCCATTCGCAGCCATCCTCTCAGGCCGCCAGCAATTCACATTCGCCGACGTGCCCTGGATCGGCCTCGCCGGCGGCGCCGCCGTAACCGTGATGGTGCTGGCGCTCCATCCATTCATCTTCGGCGGCAACCCGCTCGGGTGA
- a CDS encoding DUF4149 domain-containing protein: MTIALFVYLLALACWLGGIIFFSFFTAPMIFTRLPIAEAGKVISAIFPRYYALGYIAGIISLALAIYFTSMRHSRIWWAGATLAIAIALAITLYAGMIIRPRVDSIRTVAEEATPDPARKAEFDHLHRLSVMLNGAVLLLNLAALAGTAGALVPRG; the protein is encoded by the coding sequence ATGACAATCGCGCTCTTCGTTTATTTGCTTGCGCTCGCATGCTGGCTCGGCGGAATCATATTTTTTTCGTTTTTCACGGCGCCGATGATCTTCACGCGGCTGCCGATCGCCGAGGCCGGCAAAGTGATAAGCGCGATTTTCCCGCGCTACTACGCGCTCGGATACATCGCGGGAATTATCAGTCTTGCGCTCGCGATTTATTTCACCTCGATGCGGCATTCGCGGATTTGGTGGGCGGGCGCGACGCTCGCGATCGCGATTGCGCTCGCGATCACGCTGTATGCCGGGATGATCATCCGACCGCGCGTCGATTCGATTCGCACTGTCGCCGAAGAGGCGACGCCCGATCCGGCGCGCAAAGCGGAGTTCGATCATCTGCATCGCCTGTCCGTGATGCTGAACGGCGCGGTGCTGCTACTCAACCTCGCGGCGCTCGCCGGAACCGCAGGAGCATTGGTGCCGCGTGGCTGA
- a CDS encoding gamma-glutamyltransferase family protein: protein MPTLYPLVMGRQAVIASEHYLSAAAGARIFARGGNAIDAAVAATFVEGIVNPHMHTIGGEAPMLIYSADARRVVAINGNMTAPGRATIKRYRELGIDQIPPFGLLAAGVPAAFGALATALREFGTKTLAEVAEPALELAEEGFPVHVGLAGEDRGPDAMAGAGASLRLNAANFLKRWPTSAKLYLPNDEVPNPGHIIQNPALANFYRRLLDAEAAAHNRGRAGALDAAIERFYRGDIAREIVDWSDRNQGLLSADDLARFETRIEDPAHADYRGVTVFKCGPWSQGPVFLQQLKLLEGFDLRAMGHDSADYIHTVIESSKLAFADRDAYYADPQFTDVPLAALLSKEYADLRRRLIDSARASKEQRPGDPRAMRALNPDAPQLQSWGQGTIHVTAADRAGNMIAVTASGGWIPSSPVIDTLGFPLGSRMQTFYLDERHPNALQPGKRPRTTLSPSLAMRGDEPYLAFGTPGGDQQDQWTLQFFLNTVDFGMNLQEAIEAPKFSTPHFHSTFFPHNTLPATLRLEDRIPPSVRDALAARGHKIEMKPAWSEGHVLAVQVDRERGLVLAGADPRGQLGPVMAAQAIGW from the coding sequence ATGCCTACGCTTTATCCGCTCGTAATGGGACGCCAGGCGGTCATTGCTTCCGAGCACTACCTCTCAGCCGCGGCAGGCGCGCGAATCTTCGCCCGCGGCGGCAACGCCATTGATGCTGCCGTGGCAGCTACGTTTGTGGAAGGCATCGTAAACCCGCATATGCATACGATAGGTGGCGAAGCGCCGATGCTCATATATTCGGCAGATGCTCGCCGTGTCGTCGCAATCAACGGCAATATGACCGCCCCTGGGCGCGCGACAATCAAACGCTATCGCGAACTTGGAATCGACCAGATTCCTCCATTCGGCCTCCTCGCAGCGGGCGTCCCCGCCGCCTTCGGTGCGTTGGCGACGGCGCTCAGGGAGTTCGGAACCAAAACGCTCGCTGAAGTTGCCGAGCCTGCCCTGGAGCTCGCCGAGGAGGGATTCCCAGTCCACGTCGGCTTGGCCGGTGAGGATCGCGGCCCCGATGCGATGGCGGGTGCAGGAGCTTCGCTGCGCCTGAACGCCGCTAACTTCCTCAAGCGATGGCCGACCAGCGCGAAGCTTTATCTGCCCAACGATGAAGTCCCGAATCCGGGGCATATCATCCAGAATCCCGCACTGGCGAACTTTTACCGCCGGCTCCTCGATGCTGAGGCTGCCGCACACAATCGCGGCCGTGCAGGTGCGCTGGACGCCGCGATCGAGCGCTTCTACCGCGGCGACATTGCACGCGAGATCGTTGACTGGTCCGACCGCAACCAGGGTTTGCTCTCCGCCGACGATCTGGCGCGCTTCGAAACGCGAATCGAAGATCCCGCGCACGCCGACTACCGCGGCGTGACCGTCTTCAAATGCGGTCCGTGGTCGCAGGGGCCCGTCTTTTTGCAGCAGCTCAAGTTGCTCGAAGGCTTCGATCTTCGCGCGATGGGCCACGACTCTGCCGATTACATCCACACCGTGATCGAATCGTCGAAGCTCGCCTTTGCGGACCGCGATGCGTACTACGCCGACCCGCAGTTCACCGACGTTCCGCTGGCCGCGCTGCTGTCGAAGGAGTACGCGGACCTGCGCCGACGGCTGATAGATTCGGCGCGCGCCTCAAAGGAGCAGCGGCCCGGCGATCCCCGTGCGATGCGCGCGCTGAATCCCGATGCGCCGCAGCTCCAGTCGTGGGGGCAGGGCACCATCCACGTCACGGCCGCCGATCGCGCGGGCAACATGATCGCCGTCACCGCCAGCGGCGGATGGATCCCGAGCTCGCCGGTTATCGACACGCTCGGCTTTCCACTCGGCTCGCGGATGCAGACCTTCTATCTCGACGAGCGCCATCCCAATGCGCTGCAGCCGGGCAAGCGGCCGCGCACGACCCTTTCGCCGTCGCTCGCGATGCGTGGCGACGAGCCGTATCTTGCGTTCGGTACGCCGGGCGGTGATCAGCAGGATCAGTGGACGCTTCAGTTCTTTCTGAACACCGTGGATTTCGGGATGAATCTGCAGGAAGCGATCGAAGCGCCGAAGTTTTCGACGCCGCACTTTCATTCGACGTTCTTCCCGCACAACACTTTGCCCGCAACGTTGCGGCTCGAAGACCGGATTCCACCATCGGTTCGTGACGCGTTGGCCGCCCGTGGCCACAAGATCGAGATGAAGCCGGCTTGGTCAGAAGGCCATGTGCTCGCGGTGCAGGTCGATCGCGAGCGCGGCCTGGTGCTCGCCGGCGCGGACCCGCGCGGTCAGCTCGGCCCGGTGATGGCGGCGCAAGCGATCGGATGGTAA
- a CDS encoding HAD family hydrolase, with product MAEIYPYKAIILDLFDTIVTWNPEGLPRVKWRDRETWSTVPLMYEALEAAFGGPIDRDAFLDTHYDVYRETFDARAEHEPLEITCLERMTRTVRKFGAEEKIAPALAEELRRIHMGRVREVTSAPAPRVEAVRKLATRYRLGLVSNFDDGETGHLIVADTGVRELFEIVVISADAGVRKPHPQIFLDTIARMDLQPRDVLYVGDTAHDDVLGSKRAGMHAAWINKHGEPLPEGMPEPDIIISDLAELPARLGL from the coding sequence GTGGCTGAGATCTATCCTTACAAGGCAATAATCCTCGATCTGTTCGATACGATCGTGACGTGGAATCCCGAGGGATTGCCGCGCGTGAAGTGGCGCGATCGCGAGACGTGGAGCACCGTGCCGCTGATGTATGAGGCTCTCGAAGCGGCCTTCGGCGGACCAATCGATCGCGATGCCTTTCTCGATACGCACTACGATGTCTATCGCGAGACTTTCGACGCGCGCGCTGAGCATGAGCCGCTTGAGATCACCTGTCTCGAGCGCATGACGCGCACCGTCCGGAAGTTCGGCGCCGAAGAAAAGATCGCGCCGGCGCTCGCCGAGGAGCTGCGCCGGATTCACATGGGTCGCGTGCGCGAAGTGACCTCGGCGCCTGCGCCGCGCGTCGAAGCGGTGCGCAAGCTCGCGACGAGGTATCGCCTCGGCCTGGTTTCGAATTTCGACGATGGCGAGACCGGGCACCTGATCGTCGCCGACACTGGAGTGCGCGAGCTGTTCGAGATCGTCGTGATCTCCGCCGACGCGGGCGTGCGCAAACCGCATCCGCAGATCTTCCTCGATACGATCGCGAGGATGGACCTGCAGCCGCGCGACGTTCTGTACGTCGGCGACACCGCGCATGACGACGTGCTCGGCTCCAAGCGCGCCGGGATGCATGCGGCATGGATCAACAAGCACGGCGAGCCGCTGCCCGAGGGCATGCCCGAGCCTGACATCATCATCAGTGACCTTGCAGAACTTCCGGCGCGGCTCGGCCTCTGA
- a CDS encoding NUDIX hydrolase, translating into MARIAGPGQIGLRRPDVSNILNFNMDSKRRPILKLGVVDLGVETASLPSGVTVDLAVIRHPGAAAIVALDRDGSIAMLNQYRHAIGGWLREVPAGCRNAGEDYAQCARRELGEEAGLAAARWDALGEIVTIPSFCDERIALFLARDLSAGTGTLDHDEVIKVTRVRFEDTFAMIDRGEIVDAKTIAALYRTRDFLAKERSS; encoded by the coding sequence TTGGCGCGAATCGCCGGCCCGGGGCAAATCGGCTTGCGCCGCCCCGACGTGTCGAACATCCTGAATTTCAACATGGACTCAAAGCGCAGGCCCATTCTGAAACTTGGCGTCGTCGATCTCGGCGTCGAAACCGCGTCGCTGCCAAGCGGCGTCACGGTCGATCTCGCGGTGATCCGGCATCCGGGAGCGGCGGCGATCGTGGCGCTCGATCGCGACGGATCGATCGCGATGCTGAATCAGTATCGGCACGCAATCGGCGGATGGCTTCGTGAGGTTCCTGCGGGATGCCGCAATGCGGGCGAGGACTATGCGCAGTGCGCGCGGCGCGAGCTGGGCGAAGAGGCGGGGCTCGCGGCGGCGCGATGGGACGCGCTCGGCGAGATCGTTACCATCCCAAGTTTTTGCGACGAGCGAATCGCGCTGTTTCTCGCGCGCGATCTTTCCGCCGGAACCGGCACGCTCGACCATGACGAAGTAATCAAGGTGACGCGCGTTCGCTTCGAAGACACGTTTGCGATGATCGATCGCGGCGAGATCGTCGATGCCAAAACGATCGCCGCGCTCTATCGCACGCGCGACTTCCTGGCGAAGGAGCGATCTTCGTGA
- a CDS encoding glycine zipper domain-containing protein codes for MRKTSAIIGVFALIGVFFLAGCSGDPLSTREKGTLGGAGIGAATGAIIGAAVGAPGAGAAIGAGIGGVGGFAVGNAMQNDENQQKQTQSQINQQQQEIENQRQQIQQLKQDQETE; via the coding sequence ATGCGCAAAACGTCAGCGATTATCGGGGTATTCGCCCTGATCGGAGTCTTTTTTCTCGCCGGATGCTCAGGCGATCCGCTGTCGACGCGTGAGAAGGGTACCCTCGGTGGCGCAGGCATCGGCGCGGCCACAGGCGCGATCATCGGTGCTGCGGTAGGTGCTCCCGGCGCGGGCGCTGCGATCGGTGCGGGTATTGGCGGTGTGGGCGGCTTCGCTGTGGGCAACGCGATGCAGAATGACGAGAATCAGCAGAAGCAGACCCAGTCTCAAATCAACCAGCAGCAGCAGGAAATCGAAAACCAGCGCCAACAAATCCAGCAGTTGAAGCAAGATCAGGAAACCGAATAG
- a CDS encoding glycine zipper domain-containing protein — translation MRRNIAIVAAAAIFGSLVMAGCSGQPLSTREEGTLGGAGLGGAGGAIVGAAVGHPLAGAMIGAGLGGVTGYAVGNSMQNNENAQSQSQAQINQQQQEIEQQRQQIQALQSQQNTE, via the coding sequence ATGCGCAGGAACATCGCGATCGTCGCGGCGGCGGCGATTTTTGGTAGCCTTGTGATGGCTGGATGCTCGGGACAGCCGCTCTCGACCCGCGAAGAAGGTACTCTCGGCGGTGCAGGGTTGGGCGGTGCGGGTGGCGCTATCGTCGGCGCCGCGGTTGGGCATCCGCTGGCAGGCGCCATGATCGGCGCGGGCCTTGGCGGCGTGACCGGCTACGCGGTCGGCAACTCGATGCAGAACAACGAGAACGCGCAGTCCCAAAGCCAGGCTCAGATCAATCAGCAACAGCAGGAAATCGAGCAGCAGCGCCAGCAGATCCAGGCTCTGCAATCGCAGCAGAACACCGAGTAA
- a CDS encoding RNA polymerase sigma factor, whose translation MALQVKLNLPPPFEEAVKSLEREIMRFLLRSTNDREDAMDLFQETWLRAYRAYPKLSSREGLRPWIYRIATNLCRNRSRDKARRSRTLVDGGGDAEELASLGAGASNGGPDRLVHLKLAVAQLPRMQGRALAMRKFDGLEYDEIAARLKCSPESARASVYQALKKIRAAE comes from the coding sequence ATGGCACTGCAAGTGAAGCTGAACCTGCCGCCGCCGTTCGAAGAGGCGGTGAAGTCGCTCGAGCGCGAGATCATGCGCTTCCTGTTGCGCTCGACCAACGATCGCGAGGACGCGATGGATCTGTTCCAGGAGACCTGGCTGCGCGCCTATCGCGCCTACCCCAAGCTCAGCTCGCGCGAGGGTCTGCGGCCGTGGATTTATCGCATCGCGACGAATCTCTGCCGCAATCGCTCGCGCGACAAAGCACGCCGATCGCGTACGCTCGTCGACGGCGGTGGCGACGCCGAGGAGTTGGCTTCGCTCGGAGCGGGGGCGAGCAATGGCGGCCCAGACCGCCTCGTGCATCTGAAACTTGCGGTGGCGCAATTGCCGCGGATGCAAGGGCGGGCGCTTGCGATGCGCAAGTTCGACGGTCTCGAGTACGACGAGATCGCAGCGCGGCTCAAATGCAGTCCCGAAAGTGCGCGGGCCAGCGTTTACCAGGCGCTCAAGAAAATCCGCGCCGCGGAGTGA
- a CDS encoding methylated-DNA--[protein]-cysteine S-methyltransferase yields the protein MKNRQIPENYDEAAIDAMIARAKHRSAKAFRLIRRPEARVSVVGSPLGNLLVAESDRGLVGLHFMWTSSADRMLGRMRERFDLVENEPALKKVMAELDRYFKLGDAAALDNQKVDLSIVESEFQRRALARLRSVPSGSVITYQALAAAVGHPNSQRAIGTTMATNPIPLFVPCHRVVRSDGTIGNYGGGVDRKLQLLELEGFHVGSDLKMPPEAVMGHRGTHIFCRPECSAAKRADPTRALIFANAAKAEHAGLRPCKLCRPA from the coding sequence ATGAAGAACAGGCAGATTCCGGAAAACTACGACGAAGCAGCGATCGACGCGATGATCGCAAGGGCGAAGCATCGCTCGGCCAAGGCGTTCCGCTTGATTCGACGGCCCGAGGCGCGCGTAAGCGTGGTCGGCTCGCCGCTCGGGAACCTGCTCGTCGCGGAGAGCGATCGCGGCCTCGTTGGGCTCCATTTCATGTGGACTTCGAGCGCCGATCGGATGCTCGGCCGGATGCGCGAGCGATTCGATCTGGTCGAGAACGAACCGGCGCTGAAGAAGGTGATGGCCGAGTTGGATCGTTACTTCAAACTCGGCGATGCAGCCGCGCTCGACAATCAGAAAGTAGATCTCTCGATCGTGGAAAGCGAGTTCCAGCGCCGCGCGCTGGCACGCCTGCGCTCAGTACCAAGCGGGTCGGTGATCACATACCAGGCGCTCGCGGCTGCCGTCGGGCATCCCAACAGCCAGCGAGCGATCGGCACGACGATGGCCACGAATCCGATTCCGCTGTTCGTGCCATGTCATCGCGTAGTCAGATCGGATGGAACGATCGGCAACTACGGCGGCGGCGTCGATCGCAAGCTGCAACTGCTCGAGCTGGAAGGATTTCATGTCGGGAGCGACTTGAAAATGCCGCCGGAAGCCGTGATGGGGCATCGCGGGACGCATATCTTCTGCCGGCCGGAGTGCTCGGCGGCTAAACGGGCAGACCCGACGCGAGCGTTGATTTTCGCAAATGCCGCGAAGGCCGAGCATGCGGGCCTTCGCCCGTGCAAGCTCTGCCGGCCGGCCTAG
- a CDS encoding PaaI family thioesterase, translating into MASNEKAAAFASLQRAPFSAALGLKIEASTEGAATVRMPFSEKILNDGGIAAPIHGGAIASLADFAACAAVWSMPETQRSATISMTVNYTGPGIKSDLIARAIVRRKGKRVASITVEIHDDKKNLVADALVTYKIA; encoded by the coding sequence ATGGCCTCGAATGAAAAAGCCGCCGCCTTTGCCTCGCTCCAGCGCGCGCCGTTCTCGGCCGCGCTCGGTCTGAAAATCGAAGCATCGACCGAAGGCGCGGCGACGGTGCGAATGCCTTTCAGTGAAAAAATTCTCAACGACGGTGGAATCGCGGCGCCGATACATGGCGGCGCCATCGCCTCGCTCGCCGATTTCGCCGCCTGCGCCGCAGTGTGGTCGATGCCGGAGACGCAGCGCAGCGCGACCATCTCAATGACGGTGAATTACACCGGCCCCGGAATCAAAAGCGATCTCATCGCGCGCGCGATCGTCCGCCGCAAAGGCAAACGCGTCGCCAGCATCACCGTCGAGATCCACGACGACAAGAAAAACCTCGTCGCCGACGCGCTGGTGACCTACAAAATCGCATGA
- a CDS encoding VOC family protein: MIEVLGIEHIDLTVRDVARSEAWYDKVLPALGFRRIDDDAPRWASAHLTIAIRPCSQSQASVEHDRYRAGLHHLAFKARSRADVDELYRFLASEGLTILDAPAEYPQYGEKYYAVFFADPDGMKLELAHFPWGYWRQVQSAGSDARPRYALKT, from the coding sequence GTGATCGAAGTGCTCGGCATCGAACATATCGATCTGACAGTCCGCGACGTGGCGCGCTCCGAAGCCTGGTACGACAAGGTCCTGCCCGCGTTGGGCTTCAGACGTATCGACGACGACGCTCCGCGATGGGCGAGCGCTCATCTGACGATCGCCATCAGGCCGTGCTCGCAATCGCAAGCCAGCGTTGAGCACGATCGCTATCGCGCCGGCTTGCATCACCTGGCGTTCAAAGCCAGGTCGCGCGCCGACGTTGATGAATTGTATCGATTCCTTGCAAGCGAAGGGCTCACGATACTCGACGCGCCTGCCGAGTATCCGCAATATGGCGAGAAATACTATGCCGTGTTCTTTGCCGATCCCGATGGCATGAAACTCGAGCTGGCGCATTTTCCGTGGGGATACTGGCGGCAAGTGCAATCCGCCGGAAGCGACGCGCGCCCGCGCTATGCGCTCAAGACCTGA
- a CDS encoding glycine zipper domain-containing protein, with amino-acid sequence MSTRISSALKVVFVAIAIVVIAGCSGEPLSTREKGTFIGTGVGAATGAIIGAAVGSPGAGAAIGAGIGALGGFAVGNHMQNEENQQAQTQSQINSQQQEIERQRSQIQQLKQQQETE; translated from the coding sequence GTGAGCACTCGGATATCGTCGGCTCTCAAGGTTGTTTTCGTGGCGATCGCGATCGTGGTGATAGCGGGATGCAGTGGCGAGCCGCTGTCCACTCGCGAGAAGGGTACCTTCATCGGAACCGGTGTGGGCGCCGCGACCGGTGCAATCATCGGCGCCGCAGTCGGCTCTCCGGGTGCGGGCGCCGCTATCGGCGCTGGTATTGGCGCGCTGGGTGGCTTCGCCGTTGGCAACCATATGCAGAACGAGGAAAATCAGCAGGCCCAGACCCAGTCTCAAATAAACTCCCAACAGCAGGAGATCGAGCGTCAGCGCTCGCAGATTCAGCAGCTCAAGCAGCAGCAGGAAACCGAGTAG
- a CDS encoding DUF2203 domain-containing protein: MPKYRFAKLFSEDEANELVPRLEILVRRLQMQANSLRERIQDLSDTDASVLSRELDDLVAEYPELRTFTATMADAASEIDSLGCLLKDIDQGLIDFPHEQGEDVVFLCWQFGEPRIVAWHSVESGFSDRQPLPGAQKLYLN, from the coding sequence TTGCCCAAGTACCGGTTCGCAAAATTATTCAGTGAGGATGAAGCTAACGAGCTTGTTCCACGGCTGGAAATACTTGTCCGTCGGTTGCAGATGCAGGCCAATTCGCTCCGTGAGCGTATCCAGGACCTGTCCGATACCGACGCCTCCGTGCTCAGCCGCGAGCTCGATGACCTGGTCGCCGAGTATCCGGAGCTGCGCACCTTTACCGCGACGATGGCCGACGCGGCGTCAGAGATCGATTCGCTCGGGTGCCTGCTCAAGGACATCGACCAGGGCCTGATCGATTTTCCTCACGAGCAGGGCGAGGACGTTGTCTTCCTGTGCTGGCAGTTCGGCGAGCCGCGCATCGTCGCATGGCACAGCGTCGAGAGCGGGTTCTCCGATCGTCAGCCGCTGCCCGGCGCGCAGAAGCTGTATCTCAACTGA
- a CDS encoding TIGR00725 family protein, which yields MKRLRTLSVIGAGEASRELRNLAEEVGREIARHGTVLVCGGRGGVMEAAAQGALSAGGHTIGILPGSDRAAANRYIEFAIATGIGEARNAIVVASGDAVIAMEGEAGTLSEIGLAMKIGRPVVALNSWENIDGVDRANDARTAVALALKLAARARRK from the coding sequence ATGAAGCGGCTGCGCACGCTCAGCGTTATCGGCGCTGGCGAGGCTTCGCGCGAGCTCAGGAATCTTGCCGAGGAAGTGGGGCGCGAAATCGCGCGCCACGGCACGGTGCTCGTATGCGGTGGGCGCGGCGGCGTGATGGAAGCGGCGGCTCAGGGCGCACTCAGCGCGGGTGGGCATACGATTGGAATCCTGCCGGGGAGCGACCGCGCCGCGGCGAATCGCTACATCGAATTTGCAATCGCGACCGGGATCGGCGAGGCGCGCAACGCGATCGTCGTTGCCAGCGGCGACGCAGTAATCGCAATGGAAGGCGAAGCGGGCACGCTCTCGGAGATCGGCCTGGCGATGAAAATCGGACGGCCTGTGGTCGCGCTCAATTCGTGGGAGAATATCGACGGTGTGGATCGCGCTAACGATGCGCGCACCGCCGTCGCGCTTGCGCTCAAGCTCGCGGCTCGCGCGCGGAGAAAGTGA